A single genomic interval of Microbacterium sp. BLY harbors:
- a CDS encoding alpha/beta hydrolase, which produces MDDSRNSDATGPAPSTSRRKPWRRTKIVLGALAAVAAVVAIVGALTPWPSAMIIRSVFTKGGDETAAEMTKHVPDTALDERKDVAYGDAGADTTMDVFRPAAADGPLPTVVWIHGGAWISGSKEDVDPYLRILAAEGYTTIGVNYTRGPEGVYPLAVHQLDAALAYIDAHAEELGVDPQRIVLAGDSAGAQLASQMATLITNPEYAEILGIRPSLRSDQLVATVLNCGVYDLAALAELDGVAGWGFKSAMWAYSGTKTWAEDSTGATMSTVDWVTADFPATYISGGNGDGLTWLQSIPMSKRLQELGVEVTPVFWPAPHEPALPHEYQFHLDMPEARKALADTLDFLEAHTR; this is translated from the coding sequence GTGGACGACTCCAGGAACAGCGACGCGACCGGGCCCGCACCATCGACCTCCCGCCGGAAGCCCTGGCGCCGCACGAAGATCGTGCTGGGAGCCCTCGCCGCCGTGGCCGCCGTCGTCGCGATCGTCGGAGCGCTCACCCCGTGGCCCTCGGCGATGATCATCCGCTCGGTCTTCACGAAGGGCGGCGATGAGACCGCGGCGGAGATGACGAAGCATGTCCCCGACACGGCCCTCGACGAACGCAAGGACGTCGCCTACGGGGACGCCGGCGCGGACACGACGATGGACGTGTTCCGTCCCGCCGCCGCCGACGGTCCGCTGCCGACCGTCGTGTGGATCCACGGCGGCGCGTGGATCTCCGGTTCCAAGGAGGATGTGGATCCGTATCTCCGCATCCTCGCCGCGGAGGGCTACACGACCATCGGCGTGAACTACACCCGCGGACCCGAGGGCGTGTATCCGCTCGCCGTCCACCAGCTCGACGCGGCCCTCGCCTACATCGACGCGCACGCCGAGGAGCTGGGCGTGGACCCGCAGCGCATCGTCCTCGCCGGAGACTCGGCCGGCGCACAGCTCGCCAGCCAGATGGCCACCCTCATCACCAATCCGGAGTACGCCGAGATCCTGGGCATCCGGCCCTCCCTGCGGTCGGACCAGCTCGTCGCGACGGTGCTGAACTGCGGCGTCTACGACCTCGCCGCCCTGGCCGAGCTGGACGGCGTCGCCGGGTGGGGCTTCAAGTCGGCGATGTGGGCGTACTCCGGGACGAAGACGTGGGCGGAGGACTCCACCGGGGCCACGATGTCGACGGTGGACTGGGTCACGGCGGACTTCCCCGCGACGTACATCTCCGGTGGCAACGGCGACGGGCTCACCTGGCTGCAGTCGATTCCGATGTCGAAGCGGCTGCAGGAGCTCGGCGTCGAGGTGACTCCGGTGTTCTGGCCCGCGCCGCACGAGCCGGCCCTCCCCCACGAGTACCAGTTCCACCTCGATATGCCGGAGGCCCGGAAGGCCCTCGCCGACACCCTGGACTTCCTCGAGGCCCACACCCGCTGA
- a CDS encoding MBL fold metallo-hydrolase codes for MKLAPHLHRLGNDIVASYLIDLPEGITLVDAGLPGHWHDLQRELAVIGRPLSDIRGLVLTHGDSDHIGFAERLRRESGVPVFIHGADAHRVRTGEKPKTPMGPARLGPTLGFLAYGLRKSALRTHHVAEVSEIADGDVLDLPGAPVVVGLPGHSPGSIAVHISAVGAVFVGDALTTRHVLTGEEGAQPAPFTDEPTEALASLDRLAALDAEWVLPGHGAPWRGTPADIAAAVRACA; via the coding sequence ATGAAGCTCGCCCCCCACCTCCACCGCCTCGGCAACGACATCGTCGCCTCGTACCTCATCGACCTCCCCGAGGGCATCACCCTCGTCGACGCCGGGTTGCCCGGGCACTGGCATGACCTTCAGCGAGAGCTCGCCGTGATCGGCCGACCGCTGTCCGACATCCGCGGACTCGTGCTGACGCACGGCGACAGCGACCACATCGGATTCGCGGAACGACTGCGTCGCGAGTCCGGCGTTCCGGTGTTCATCCACGGGGCCGATGCACACCGCGTGCGTACCGGCGAGAAGCCGAAGACCCCGATGGGTCCTGCCCGGCTCGGTCCGACGCTCGGGTTCCTCGCCTACGGCCTCCGCAAGAGTGCGCTCCGCACGCACCACGTCGCCGAGGTGTCCGAGATCGCGGACGGTGACGTGCTCGACCTCCCAGGCGCTCCGGTCGTCGTGGGTCTTCCGGGGCATTCGCCGGGGAGCATCGCGGTGCACATCTCGGCGGTCGGCGCGGTGTTCGTCGGCGACGCCCTGACCACGCGGCATGTGCTCACGGGGGAGGAGGGGGCGCAACCCGCCCCGTTCACCGACGAGCCCACGGAAGCCCTGGCCTCGCTCGACCGCCTCGCCGCGCTCGACGCTGAGTGGGTCCTTCCCGGTCATGGTGCTCCCTGGCGCGGAACTCCCGCCGACATCGCTGCCGCGGTCCGCGCCTGCGCCTGA
- a CDS encoding cytosine permease: MTDIRPALIERAGIEIIPESERTAQPRDLFWPWFAANVSVFGMSYGSFVLGFGISFWQATLVSVIGIVVSFLLCGLIAIAGKRGSAPTMVLSRAAFGVQGQKVPGIVSWLTSIGWETFLAIMAVLATATVITQLGGDGDSLWLKIVATVIVAALIVAASVLGYHTIMRLQSVLTWITGVVTILYIILAAPTIDLAAVLARPDGGIGQVVGALVMVMTGFGLGWINIAADWSRYQKRTASDGAIVAWNTIGGSVAPVILVVFGLLLAGSDAELMDAIAADPIGALASILPVWVLVPFLFTAVLALVSGAVLGIYSSGLTLLSLGIRIPRPSAAAIDGAILTAGTIFVVFFATDFLGPFQSFLITLGVPLASWAGILIADILRRRKDYDEAALFDSRGRYGAWDWVSIGTMIVASVIGWGLVLNGFADAAPWNNWQGYLLFLVGGADGDWAYANLGVFVALVLSFLVTWFARAGKIRRQES; the protein is encoded by the coding sequence ATGACCGACATCAGGCCGGCTCTCATCGAGCGTGCAGGCATCGAGATCATCCCCGAGTCCGAGCGGACCGCCCAGCCCCGTGACCTGTTCTGGCCGTGGTTCGCGGCGAACGTCTCGGTGTTCGGGATGTCGTACGGCTCGTTCGTGCTCGGCTTCGGCATCTCGTTCTGGCAGGCGACGCTCGTGTCGGTCATCGGCATCGTCGTGTCGTTCCTGCTGTGCGGGCTCATCGCGATCGCGGGCAAGCGGGGCTCGGCGCCGACGATGGTGCTCTCCCGGGCCGCGTTCGGTGTGCAGGGGCAGAAGGTCCCCGGGATCGTGTCCTGGCTCACCTCGATCGGGTGGGAGACCTTCCTCGCGATCATGGCGGTGCTCGCGACGGCGACCGTCATCACGCAGCTTGGCGGCGACGGGGACAGCCTGTGGCTGAAGATCGTCGCGACCGTGATCGTCGCGGCACTGATCGTCGCCGCCTCCGTGCTCGGATACCACACGATCATGCGGCTGCAGTCGGTGCTCACGTGGATCACGGGCGTTGTCACCATCCTCTACATCATCCTCGCCGCGCCGACCATCGACCTCGCCGCGGTGCTGGCCCGTCCCGACGGCGGCATCGGCCAGGTCGTCGGCGCGCTCGTGATGGTCATGACCGGGTTCGGGCTGGGCTGGATCAACATCGCCGCGGACTGGTCGCGCTATCAGAAGCGCACCGCGTCCGACGGGGCGATCGTCGCCTGGAACACGATCGGCGGCTCGGTGGCGCCGGTCATCCTCGTCGTCTTCGGTCTGCTGCTCGCCGGATCGGACGCCGAGCTCATGGACGCGATCGCCGCGGATCCGATCGGCGCGCTCGCGAGCATCCTGCCGGTGTGGGTCCTCGTGCCGTTCCTGTTCACGGCCGTGCTCGCGCTCGTCTCCGGCGCGGTGCTCGGCATCTACTCCTCCGGCCTGACCCTGCTCAGCCTCGGCATCCGCATCCCGCGGCCGTCGGCAGCGGCGATCGACGGCGCCATCCTCACCGCGGGCACCATCTTCGTGGTGTTCTTCGCGACCGACTTCCTCGGCCCGTTCCAGAGCTTCCTCATCACCCTCGGCGTGCCGCTGGCCTCCTGGGCCGGCATCCTCATCGCCGACATCCTGCGGCGGCGGAAGGACTACGACGAGGCTGCGCTGTTCGACAGTCGCGGACGGTACGGCGCCTGGGACTGGGTCTCGATCGGCACGATGATCGTCGCGAGCGTGATCGGCTGGGGCCTCGTGCTCAACGGCTTCGCGGACGCCGCACCATGGAACAACTGGCAGGGATACCTCCTGTTCCTCGTCGGCGGGGCGGACGGCGACTGGGCGTACGCGAACCTCGGGGTGTTCGTCGCCCTGGTGCTCTCGTTCCTCGTGACCTGGTTCGCCCGGGCGGGGAAGATCCGGCGGCAGGAGTCGTGA
- a CDS encoding CinA family protein, with the protein MTAPNETPDLERLSELARSRDLRVSVAESLTSGRLANTIGAGEGASGWFAGGIVAYFTEVKERVLGLTPGTDPTSAACAEQLASGARELFDADIAVSTTGVGGPGPEGGHPAGTVYLGWATADDAGHRRLALTGDPEDVLSASVDAALRLLTFHAEALHPAGPRRTGTD; encoded by the coding sequence ATGACCGCACCGAACGAGACCCCCGACCTCGAGCGCCTGAGCGAGCTCGCCCGCAGCAGAGATCTGCGCGTGAGCGTGGCCGAGTCGCTGACTTCCGGACGCCTCGCGAACACGATCGGCGCCGGCGAAGGAGCGTCCGGGTGGTTCGCGGGTGGGATCGTGGCCTATTTCACCGAGGTGAAGGAGCGCGTCCTCGGGCTGACCCCCGGCACCGATCCGACCTCGGCCGCGTGTGCCGAGCAGCTGGCGTCCGGGGCGCGCGAGCTCTTCGATGCGGACATCGCCGTCTCCACCACCGGCGTGGGCGGTCCCGGGCCGGAGGGCGGTCATCCCGCCGGCACGGTGTACCTCGGCTGGGCGACGGCCGACGACGCGGGGCACCGGAGGCTGGCACTGACCGGCGACCCGGAGGACGTGCTGTCGGCGAGCGTCGACGCCGCGCTCCGGTTGCTCACGTTCCACGCCGAGGCGTTGCACCCCGCAGGGCCCCGTCGCACCGGCACGGACTGA
- a CDS encoding tryptophan 2,3-dioxygenase has product MHTENERALESGIVTDLSGRMTYGSYLALDQLLTAQHPVSEPQHHDEMLFIIQHQTTELWLKQLLHELSSARELLAADDLREALKRIARVKRIQDVMTQQWSVLATLTPTEYAQFRGALGNSSGFQSVQYRAVEFALGNKNEKMLSVFRDHPANLALLTAEWEKPTLYDEFLRYASRRGLPVPQEILDRDVREPYRETPDLVPAIRAIYQDPGTHWDLYEACEDLVDLEDNFQFWRFRHLKTVSRTIGMKTGTGGSSGVGFLQRALDLTFFPELYTVRTEIGP; this is encoded by the coding sequence ATGCACACCGAGAACGAACGCGCCCTCGAATCCGGCATCGTCACCGACCTCTCGGGTCGCATGACCTACGGCTCGTACCTCGCGCTCGACCAGCTGCTCACGGCGCAGCACCCGGTGAGCGAGCCGCAGCACCACGACGAGATGCTGTTCATCATCCAGCACCAGACGACGGAGCTCTGGCTCAAGCAGCTGCTGCACGAGCTCAGCTCGGCCCGGGAGCTGCTGGCGGCGGACGATCTGCGCGAGGCCCTCAAGCGCATCGCCCGGGTCAAGCGCATCCAGGACGTGATGACGCAGCAGTGGTCGGTGCTCGCGACGCTGACGCCGACCGAGTACGCCCAGTTCCGCGGCGCCCTCGGCAACTCGTCCGGCTTCCAGTCGGTGCAGTACCGGGCGGTCGAGTTCGCGCTGGGGAACAAGAACGAGAAGATGCTGAGCGTCTTCCGCGACCACCCCGCGAACCTCGCGCTCCTCACCGCGGAGTGGGAGAAGCCGACGCTGTACGACGAGTTCCTCCGCTACGCCTCCCGCCGCGGGCTCCCCGTCCCGCAGGAGATCCTCGACCGCGACGTCCGAGAACCGTACCGTGAGACCCCGGATCTCGTCCCCGCCATCCGCGCGATCTATCAGGACCCCGGCACCCACTGGGACCTCTACGAGGCGTGCGAAGACCTCGTCGACCTCGAGGACAACTTCCAGTTCTGGCGCTTCCGTCACCTCAAGACCGTCTCCCGCACCATCGGGATGAAGACCGGGACCGGCGGCTCCAGCGGAGTCGGCTTCCTGCAGCGCGCCCTCGACCTCACCTTCTTCCCGGAGCTGTACACCGTCCGCACCGAGATCGGGCCCTGA
- a CDS encoding response regulator transcription factor: MQEIRVVIVDDDPLVRSALSHFVSRAPEITVVAQAEDGLEALTTVEREKPDVVMMDVQMPEMNGIEATAAIAERWPDVRILAVTTLDGSDTVLPMLSAGASGYLLKDSSAEEIVTGVREVFAGASSLSPRIASMLIRHVRDSTPAPSAEALEPLTDREEEVLQCLAKGMSNAEIAKALIVSEGTVKAHLGRMMSKWHLRDRVQILVTAAHAGLVTFR; encoded by the coding sequence ATGCAGGAAATCCGCGTCGTGATCGTCGATGACGATCCTCTGGTCCGCTCCGCGTTGTCGCACTTCGTGTCGCGCGCGCCCGAGATCACGGTGGTGGCGCAGGCGGAGGACGGTCTGGAAGCGCTGACGACCGTCGAGCGCGAGAAACCGGACGTCGTCATGATGGACGTGCAGATGCCGGAGATGAACGGGATCGAGGCGACCGCCGCGATCGCCGAGCGCTGGCCGGACGTGCGCATCCTCGCCGTGACCACGCTCGACGGGAGCGACACCGTGCTCCCGATGCTGAGCGCCGGCGCCTCCGGCTACCTGCTGAAGGACTCCAGTGCCGAAGAGATCGTCACGGGCGTGCGCGAGGTGTTCGCCGGGGCGAGCTCGCTCTCCCCGCGGATCGCCTCGATGCTGATCCGCCACGTCCGCGACTCCACGCCGGCGCCGTCCGCCGAGGCCCTCGAACCTCTCACGGATCGCGAGGAGGAGGTGCTGCAGTGTCTGGCGAAGGGCATGTCCAACGCCGAGATCGCCAAGGCCCTCATCGTCTCCGAGGGGACCGTGAAGGCGCACCTCGGCCGCATGATGTCGAAGTGGCACCTGCGCGACCGCGTCCAGATCCTCGTGACGGCCGCGCACGCGGGGCTCGTCACCTTCCGCTGA
- a CDS encoding alcohol dehydrogenase catalytic domain-containing protein: MGTLLIRPPGHRRDVALRPAATAMVWLGEGQPQETIAVPGVALADRDVLVAVEMSTICDTDVRTVQGLRSAPVPLVLGHESVGRVIATGDDGADAVDGTPLRIGDRVVWASTVSCGTCDRCGRGLAQTCRALATYGHDRIGVHGDLTGAFASHVQLREGTAIVRVPEALPAAVLAPAACATASAWAAVARAARDIDLDGAAVRILGAGLVGITAAAIAAEHGAVVEVCDPDDDRRAFASRFGATALDREPDAVIDTSGYSIGEALAGVAVGGTVVLVGRVFPAASVPLEAEDLVRRLVTVAGVHGYGADDLAAAASFLSGRGRAYPFGDAVGAVRSLADIDAALVEAGAPGAPLRVALVPGR; encoded by the coding sequence GTGGGAACCCTGCTGATCCGCCCGCCCGGGCATCGGAGAGACGTCGCGCTGCGCCCCGCCGCGACCGCGATGGTGTGGCTCGGCGAAGGGCAGCCGCAGGAGACGATCGCCGTCCCGGGCGTCGCACTCGCGGATCGGGACGTGCTCGTCGCCGTCGAGATGTCGACGATCTGCGACACGGACGTGCGGACCGTCCAGGGGCTCCGGTCGGCTCCGGTTCCGCTGGTCCTCGGGCACGAGAGCGTCGGCCGGGTCATCGCCACGGGGGACGACGGCGCGGACGCGGTGGACGGCACGCCGTTGCGGATCGGCGACCGCGTGGTGTGGGCGTCCACGGTGTCGTGCGGCACCTGCGACCGCTGTGGGCGCGGCCTCGCACAGACGTGTCGGGCCCTCGCCACCTATGGCCACGATCGCATCGGCGTCCACGGCGACCTCACCGGGGCATTCGCCAGTCATGTACAGCTGCGAGAGGGGACGGCGATCGTGCGCGTCCCCGAGGCGCTGCCCGCCGCAGTGCTGGCGCCGGCCGCCTGCGCCACGGCGTCGGCATGGGCCGCCGTCGCGCGCGCCGCCCGTGACATCGATCTCGACGGTGCCGCGGTGCGCATCCTCGGCGCGGGACTCGTGGGGATCACGGCTGCCGCGATCGCCGCCGAGCACGGGGCCGTCGTCGAGGTGTGCGACCCGGACGATGATCGCCGGGCGTTCGCCTCCCGTTTCGGGGCGACCGCGCTCGACCGCGAGCCCGACGCGGTGATCGACACTTCCGGGTACTCCATCGGGGAGGCGCTCGCCGGCGTCGCCGTCGGCGGCACGGTCGTCCTCGTCGGCCGCGTGTTCCCCGCAGCATCCGTCCCGCTGGAGGCGGAGGATCTCGTCCGGAGACTCGTGACGGTCGCGGGCGTGCACGGCTACGGTGCCGACGACCTCGCGGCCGCGGCGTCGTTCCTCAGCGGCCGGGGGCGCGCATATCCATTCGGCGACGCCGTGGGTGCGGTGCGATCGCTCGCCGACATCGACGCGGCACTGGTCGAGGCCGGAGCGCCGGGCGCCCCGTTGCGGGTCGCCCTCGTCCCCGGTCGCTGA
- a CDS encoding TetR/AcrR family transcriptional regulator, whose translation MPTPERTSIDAIVAAGQEIIEADGPAGLTMQAVAERVGVRAPSLYKRVRDREALRVAVATASVDALATRLEAAGDDLSTLARTYRTFAHAHPEGFRLMFNAAVPRETLERSAAPVIRACATAVGEADALDAARLFTAWATGFLQMELSGAFRLGGDVDRAFEYGLRRLLASLAG comes from the coding sequence ATGCCCACCCCCGAACGCACATCGATCGATGCCATCGTCGCGGCCGGCCAGGAGATCATCGAGGCCGACGGCCCTGCGGGACTCACGATGCAGGCAGTCGCGGAGCGTGTGGGCGTGCGCGCCCCCTCCCTCTACAAGCGCGTGCGCGACCGTGAGGCCTTGCGTGTCGCGGTCGCCACGGCATCCGTCGATGCCCTCGCGACCCGGCTCGAGGCGGCCGGCGACGACCTCTCCACCCTCGCCCGGACCTATCGCACCTTCGCTCACGCACACCCGGAGGGCTTCCGCCTCATGTTCAACGCCGCGGTCCCCCGCGAGACCCTGGAACGCTCCGCCGCCCCCGTCATCCGCGCCTGCGCCACCGCGGTCGGCGAGGCGGACGCTCTCGACGCCGCGCGTCTCTTCACCGCCTGGGCCACCGGATTCCTGCAGATGGAGCTGTCCGGGGCCTTCCGACTCGGCGGTGACGTGGACCGCGCCTTCGAGTACGGCCTCCGGCGTCTCCTCGCGAGCCTCGCCGGGTGA
- a CDS encoding EamA family transporter, with protein MSALALVLVLSAAVAHASWNIVAHGISRAGAPFLWWGAVASTLVWVGVVPFTGGLGTADLGAFALGVAVSAVLHVVYMAVLQRGYREGSLSTVYATARGTGPFLSVIVAVLLLGERPSGLALVGVAAVIVGVVAIGFVDRRPAGTGRRIDPGLVFGVLTGVAIAVYTIWDTHAVRTWGLSPVAFMVGTTLVQVPFYSLAVRRRWGAVVALGRTQWRRIVAFGVLSPLSYILVLSAIQIAPVALVAPLREVSVVLVSLFGAFVLRESRPSWRIAASLVVLAGIVLLAL; from the coding sequence GTGTCCGCTCTGGCTCTGGTCCTCGTCCTCTCCGCCGCCGTCGCCCACGCGTCCTGGAACATCGTCGCGCACGGCATCAGCCGCGCGGGCGCTCCGTTCCTCTGGTGGGGCGCAGTCGCCAGCACGCTCGTGTGGGTCGGGGTGGTGCCGTTCACCGGCGGACTCGGTACGGCGGATCTCGGGGCCTTCGCGCTCGGGGTGGCGGTGTCGGCCGTCCTGCACGTCGTCTACATGGCCGTGCTGCAGCGCGGGTACCGCGAGGGCAGCCTGTCGACCGTCTACGCCACCGCGAGAGGCACGGGACCGTTCCTCTCGGTCATCGTCGCCGTCCTGCTGTTGGGGGAGCGGCCATCCGGGTTGGCGCTGGTCGGCGTCGCCGCGGTGATCGTCGGGGTCGTCGCGATCGGCTTCGTCGATCGCCGGCCGGCGGGAACGGGGCGCCGCATCGACCCCGGTCTCGTCTTCGGCGTCCTCACGGGGGTCGCGATCGCGGTCTACACGATCTGGGACACCCATGCGGTGCGGACGTGGGGTCTCTCGCCAGTGGCCTTCATGGTCGGCACGACGCTCGTGCAGGTGCCGTTCTACTCCCTCGCCGTGCGGCGGCGGTGGGGTGCGGTCGTCGCCCTGGGGCGTACGCAGTGGCGGCGCATCGTCGCGTTCGGCGTGCTGTCGCCCCTGTCCTACATCCTCGTGCTGTCGGCGATCCAGATCGCGCCGGTGGCTCTGGTGGCACCGCTGCGAGAGGTGAGCGTGGTGCTCGTGAGCCTCTTCGGCGCCTTCGTCCTGCGGGAGTCGAGACCGAGTTGGCGCATCGCGGCGTCCCTCGTGGTCCTCGCGGGCATCGTGCTGCTCGCGCTATGA
- a CDS encoding isochorismatase family protein: MVIDPQAIFASPDSAWGSPFFSDAMANIRRLADAFGERVIVTRWLPTADRSTSWGEYFAAWPFADRPADDPLYALVPDAEGLSPHPTLDLPTFGKWGPDLEAIVGRGGRIVLAGVSTDCCVVSTALAAADAGAHVALAADACAGSTAENHPAALQVMSLYPPQITISDTATLLSP, translated from the coding sequence GTGGTGATCGACCCGCAGGCGATCTTCGCGTCGCCCGACTCCGCCTGGGGCTCGCCGTTCTTCTCCGACGCGATGGCGAACATCCGGCGGCTCGCGGACGCCTTCGGCGAGCGCGTGATCGTGACCCGGTGGCTTCCGACGGCCGACCGCTCCACCTCCTGGGGCGAGTACTTCGCCGCGTGGCCGTTCGCCGACCGGCCCGCCGACGACCCGCTGTATGCGCTGGTCCCCGACGCGGAAGGCCTCTCGCCGCACCCCACCCTTGACCTCCCGACGTTCGGCAAGTGGGGCCCGGACCTGGAGGCCATCGTGGGGCGCGGGGGTCGGATCGTGCTGGCCGGGGTGTCGACCGACTGCTGCGTCGTGTCCACCGCGCTCGCCGCCGCGGACGCCGGGGCGCACGTGGCCCTCGCGGCGGATGCCTGTGCCGGCTCCACCGCCGAGAATCACCCGGCCGCCCTGCAGGTCATGAGCCTCTATCCCCCGCAGATCACCATCTCCGACACCGCCACCCTCCTCTCCCCCTGA
- a CDS encoding sensor histidine kinase codes for MAFDHSIRGSADSLRLVRGEKLTAIERIVVLAIISITVAVDVIGLIVAPGVNPAAVLVSIASSAVFALYLWKPLIATCALGVVFALSFLAGTESQVLTAAAVAAGLVMRLGWTALILSYTGAFLVSAAIVAIGDADSDVNVALYLVFAAVAGAVGFALRVAFARGSRLERQLEAAAEQEREAVLAERRWIAGELHDSIAHHLTVVSLHVQMLEDPEASDGSREAIRVAARKAMTDLRFVIDLADDGPRAAGMPTGDLVAAVEEARTEFEAAGHDVILDGDPGDERIPRAVEIVLARIVRESATNVLKYAGPGTVEIRLAVDDDKAHLSLRSPLPTTPRRELSSSRTGLGRMAERVMGASGEFNAGEVDGHWLVSAVLPVV; via the coding sequence ATGGCCTTCGACCATTCGATTCGCGGTTCCGCGGATTCGCTCCGGCTGGTTCGAGGCGAGAAGCTCACTGCCATCGAGCGCATCGTCGTTCTGGCGATCATCTCCATCACCGTCGCCGTCGACGTCATCGGCCTCATCGTCGCCCCGGGTGTGAATCCCGCGGCCGTCCTGGTGAGCATCGCGTCATCGGCAGTGTTCGCCCTTTATCTCTGGAAACCCCTCATCGCGACATGCGCCCTCGGCGTCGTGTTCGCCCTCTCTTTTCTGGCAGGAACCGAATCCCAGGTCCTGACCGCCGCCGCTGTCGCGGCCGGGCTGGTCATGCGACTCGGCTGGACCGCGCTGATCCTGTCGTACACGGGCGCTTTTCTCGTCTCCGCCGCCATCGTCGCCATCGGCGACGCGGACTCCGACGTGAATGTGGCCCTCTATCTCGTCTTCGCCGCCGTGGCCGGCGCCGTCGGCTTCGCCCTTCGCGTGGCGTTCGCTCGCGGGAGCCGGCTCGAACGTCAGCTGGAGGCTGCGGCCGAGCAGGAGCGCGAAGCCGTTCTCGCCGAGCGGCGATGGATCGCCGGCGAGCTGCACGACAGCATCGCGCACCACCTCACGGTGGTGTCGCTGCACGTGCAGATGCTGGAAGACCCTGAAGCGAGCGATGGCTCCCGGGAGGCGATCCGCGTCGCCGCCCGCAAGGCCATGACCGACCTCCGATTCGTGATCGACCTCGCCGATGACGGACCCCGCGCCGCCGGGATGCCCACCGGCGATCTCGTCGCGGCGGTCGAGGAGGCCCGGACCGAGTTCGAAGCGGCCGGGCACGACGTCATCCTCGATGGCGATCCCGGCGACGAGCGCATCCCCCGGGCCGTGGAGATCGTGCTCGCGCGCATCGTGCGCGAGTCCGCGACGAACGTCCTCAAGTACGCCGGCCCCGGGACCGTCGAGATCCGCCTCGCGGTGGACGACGACAAAGCCCACCTGTCCCTCCGCAGCCCGTTGCCCACGACGCCGCGTCGGGAACTGTCGTCCAGCCGGACGGGGCTCGGTCGCATGGCCGAACGGGTCATGGGAGCGAGCGGCGAGTTCAACGCCGGAGAAGTGGACGGACACTGGCTCGTGTCCGCGGTGTTGCCGGTGGTGTGA
- a CDS encoding M18 family aminopeptidase, translating into MPVTPDALAHAEDLADFVAASPSSYHAAAETARRLEDAGFTRLPEEDSWPAPAGGRYLVVRDGATIAWVVPEDATATTPVHVFGAHTDSPGFKLKPQPTTGARGWLQAAVEVYGGPLLNSWLDRELRLAGRLALADGRVVLADTGALLRLPQLAIHLDRGVNNGLALDKQTETQPVWGLGDPTEADILAELADSAGVDAAEIRGYDVVVADAARGAVFGKDDAFFASGRLDDLASVHAGVVALAAHDPAAGGPIAVLAAFDHEELGSESRSGAAGPFLEDVLERLYAGLGADGSARRQAYASSWCLSSDVGHSVHPNYIGRHDPVVQPVLGSGPILKLNANQRYATDAVGAASWRNWCDRAEVVTQEFVSNNSVPCGSTIGPITATRLGIRTVDVGIPILSMHSARELAGVSDLHDLTRVAGAFFAG; encoded by the coding sequence ATGCCCGTCACCCCGGACGCCCTCGCTCACGCCGAAGACCTCGCCGACTTCGTCGCCGCCTCGCCGTCGAGCTACCACGCCGCCGCCGAGACCGCCCGTCGCCTCGAGGACGCCGGCTTCACGCGGCTGCCGGAGGAGGACTCGTGGCCCGCGCCGGCCGGAGGGCGCTACCTCGTGGTCCGCGACGGCGCGACGATCGCCTGGGTGGTGCCGGAGGACGCGACCGCCACCACACCGGTGCACGTGTTCGGGGCCCACACCGACTCCCCCGGCTTCAAGCTCAAGCCGCAGCCGACCACCGGCGCCCGCGGCTGGCTGCAGGCGGCCGTCGAGGTGTACGGCGGCCCGTTGCTCAACTCCTGGCTCGACCGCGAGCTGCGTCTCGCGGGGCGTCTGGCCCTCGCCGACGGCCGCGTGGTCCTCGCCGACACGGGCGCCCTGCTGCGGCTGCCGCAGCTCGCGATCCACCTCGACCGCGGCGTCAACAACGGGCTCGCCCTCGACAAGCAGACCGAGACGCAGCCCGTCTGGGGGCTCGGCGACCCGACAGAGGCCGACATCCTGGCCGAGCTCGCCGATTCCGCCGGAGTGGACGCCGCCGAGATCCGCGGGTACGACGTCGTCGTCGCCGACGCCGCGCGGGGCGCCGTCTTCGGCAAGGACGACGCCTTCTTCGCCTCCGGCCGGCTCGACGACCTCGCCTCGGTGCACGCCGGCGTCGTCGCCCTCGCCGCGCACGACCCCGCCGCCGGAGGGCCGATCGCGGTCCTCGCCGCGTTCGACCACGAAGAGCTCGGCTCCGAGTCGCGCTCCGGTGCCGCTGGCCCCTTCCTCGAGGACGTGCTGGAGCGGCTGTATGCCGGGCTCGGTGCGGACGGCTCCGCCCGCCGCCAGGCGTACGCGTCGTCCTGGTGCCTGTCCAGCGACGTGGGCCACTCCGTGCACCCGAACTACATCGGCCGGCACGACCCCGTCGTGCAGCCCGTGCTCGGCTCCGGCCCCATCCTCAAGCTCAACGCCAACCAGCGCTATGCGACCGATGCGGTCGGCGCCGCGTCGTGGCGGAACTGGTGCGATCGGGCCGAGGTGGTGACGCAGGAGTTCGTCTCGAACAACAGCGTGCCGTGCGGCTCGACCATCGGTCCCATCACCGCGACGCGGCTCGGCATCCGCACGGTCGACGTCGGCATCCCGATCCTCTCGATGCACTCCGCGCGCGAGCTCGCCGGGGTCTCCGACCTGCACGACCTGACCCGCGTGGCCGGAGCCTTCTTCGCCGGGTGA